A DNA window from Coffea arabica cultivar ET-39 chromosome 6c, Coffea Arabica ET-39 HiFi, whole genome shotgun sequence contains the following coding sequences:
- the LOC140008861 gene encoding topless-related protein 1-like — translation MSLSRDLLFLIRQFCKDENLHKTAHMLEQETSFYFDMNYFEELVLSGNWSEVEAYLSSFTTPDSNEYSIKMYFEIRKQKFLEALDRQDLALALDILLKDLKCFASSNEHLYKEMAWLLTMEDFRKHHSLSTYGDIISARRRVMDEVKALLEANPHFRRKIKLPNMETTRLRRLINQSLNWQHSQCGRSECVPQINSLLFDHKFVTSEAIKDSTNAFRIFSRMPVDKVVSQTNVPVQSQNLDVNCPEDLPGKVERFGSINGETELWDVRSEIDYNQNPKISVNRVLWSPDGSIFGVAYSKQIVQLYCYHATGNYIEKQLEIDAHLGGVHDLAFSSPYDQILVITCGEDKLIKVWDSMTGSKQYICEGHGAPVYSLCAHLKEDIHFVFSTSTNGEIKAWMFDNDNTGPRVALDAPGHSCMRMAYSADGKRLFSCGTNEDGDSYLVEWEDTEGFITQSYDGLSKSSAAIVQFSTCRNRFLVAGDEHLLKFWDMDNVNILVSLDADGGLPAKPYVCFNKEGTLLAVFADDSKIKILANDIGTQLLQTLPSGSVDSTGRPCRSSGKICRLLYTNAGNGILALAADGIHLFWKWPGNGYNNYGQATTNRPPCLWHPKTGSVMVNDLNNDPYQIVSPCFALSKNDSYLVSASGGMVSLFNIVNFEKVRRCLLPPPTATCMAFYPLDNNLVAIGMDDSTVLIYNVRDSELMNRLSGHLKRVSGLAFSNSLKVLVSAAVDSQIIVWDTIAWEKKKSISMQISVGWWLPSETSETVIQFHKDQLHFLAIHETQLAMYESRSLDRIRQWNTRDFCARISSGTFSCDNQLVFVVMRDGIVMILSALDLSPKFRIDPSAYLPPSSGHHVYPVVIAAHPQKSNQFALGLSNGDVIVVEPHESEGKWTILPPFHNGPRNRIIID, via the exons ATGTCCCTCAGCAGAGACCTCCTCTTCTTGATTCGACAGTTCTGCAAGGACGAGAACCTCCACAAAACTGCTCATAT GCTCGAGCAAGAGACTAGTTTCTACTTCGACATGAATTATTTTGAAGAGCTGGTATTGAGTGGAAATTGGAGCGAGGTAGAGGCTTATTTGTCGAGCTTCACAACACCCGATAGCAACGAGTATTCTATAAAGATGTACTTCGAAATCagaaaacaaaagtttcttgaGGCACTAGACAG GCAAGACTTGGCTTTGGCACTAGACATCCTGCTGAAAGATTTGAAATGTTTTGCGTCATCAAATGAACACCTGTACAAAGAAATGGCTTGGCTCCTAACAATGGAAGACTTCAG AAAACACCATTCGCTCTCCACGTATGGAGATATTATATCTGCTAGAAGACGAGTCATGGATGAAGTTAAGGCACTCCTTGAAGCAAATCCCCACTTCCGCCGGAAAATAAAGCTTCCTAACATGGAGACCACACGGTTACGGCGGCTCATCAACCAGAG TTTGAACTGGCAGCATAGTCAATGTGGACGTTCTGAGTGTGTGCCCCAAATCAATTCCCTTTTGTTTGATCACAAAT TTGTGACTTCGGAGGCTATCAAGGATTCCACCAATGCCTTTAGAATATTCTCGAGGATGCCTGTGGATAAG GTTGTGTCACAAACAAATGTTCCAGTTCAAAGCCAGAATTTGGATGTTAATTGTCCTGAGGACTTACCTGGAAAGGTTGAACGTT TTGGAAGCATCAATGGTGAAACAGAATTGTGGGATGTCCGCTCTGAg ATTGATTATAATCAAAATCCCAAAATTTCAGTTAATCGTGTTTTATGGAGCCCAGATGGTTCAATCTTTG GTGTTGCATACTCAAAACAAATTGTCCAGTTGTATTGTTATCATGCTACTGGTAATTACATCGAAAAACAATTGGAG ATCGATGCTCACTTGGGAGGGGTACACGATCTTGCATTCTCTTCGCCATACGATCAAATTCTTGTAATTACGTGTGGAGAGGACAAACTCATTAAG GTGTGGGATAGTATGACTGGTTCCAAACAATACATATGTGAAGGTCATGGTGCCCCTGTGTACTCGCTGTGCGCTCATCTGAAGGAAGATATCCAT TTTGTATTTTCTACATCAACAAATGGTGAGATAAAAGCGTGGATGTTTGACAATGATAACACAGGACCAAGGGTTGCCCTTGATGCACCTGGCCATTCTTGCATGAGAATGGCCTATAGTGCTGATGGTAAAAG GCTGTTTTCTTGCGGGACAAACGAAGATGGAGACTCATATTTAGTTGAATGGGAAGACACTGAAGGTTTTATAACCCAAAGCTACGATGGGCTCTCTAAGTCTTCTGCAGCCATAGTGCAATTCAGCACATGCAGAAACAGGTTTTTGGTTGCTGGTGACGAGCATTTACTCAAATTTTGGGACATGGACAATGTCAATATTTTAGTCTCTCTTGACGCTGATGGGGGCCTACCT GCAAAGCCTTATGTTTGCTTCAACAAAGAAGGCACTCTTTTGGCTGTCTTTGCTGATGATAGTAAGATCAAAATCTTGGCAAATGATATTGGTACCCAATTGCTGCAGACTTTGCCTTCTGGCTCTGTTGATTCGACAGGACGTCCTTGCAGATCATCAGGGAAG ATATGTAGGTTGCTATACACTAACGCAGGTAACGGAATATTGGCTTTAGCAGCAGATGGCATTCATCTATTCTGGAAGTGGCCAGGAAATGGGTATAACAATTATGGCCAG GCAACAACAAATCGTCCCCCTTGTCTTTGGCATCCGAAGACTGGATCAGTTATGGTCAATGACCTCAACAATGACCCATATCAAATAGTCTCACCATGCTTTGCATTATCCAAGAACGACTCTTATCTTGTATCAGCATCAGGAGGGATGGTTTCATTGTTCAACATTGTAAACTTTGAG AAAGTGAGGCGTTGCCTGCTGCCTCCACCTACAGCTACATGCATGGCATTCTACCCTCTAGATAACAACCTAGTTGCTATTGGCATGGACGATTCAACTGTTCTCATCTACAACGTACGAGACTCTGAG CTTATGAACAGGCTTTCTGGGCACTTGAAAAGGGTTAGCGGCTTAGCATTTTCGAACTCATTAAAAGTGCTGGTCTCTGCTGCAGTAGATTCTCAG ATCATTGTCTGGGATACAATAGCgtgggagaaaaagaaaagcatctCGATGCAGATATCAGTTGGGTGGTGGCTGCCATCAGAAACCTCAGAGACCGTTATCCAATTTCACAAGGATCAATTGCACTTTCTTGCAATCCACGAGACTCAACTTGCAATGTATGAATCAAGAAGTCTAGACCGCATCAGACAG TGGAACACGAGAGACTTCTGTGCAAGGATTTCGAGTGGAACATTTTCATGCGACAACCAGCTGGTATTTGTTGTCATGAGAGATGGAATTGTTATGATACTCAGCGCCTTAGATCTGAGTCCAAAATTTCGGATTGATCCTTCTGCTTACCTTCCGCCTAGTAGTGG TCATCATGTATATCCAGTGGTGATAGCAGCTCATCCACAGAAGTCGAACCAATTCGCCTTGGGGCTGAGTAATGGCGATGTAATCGTTGTTGAGCCTCATGAGTCTGAAGGAAAGTGGACAATATTACCACCATTTCACAATGGACCAAGAAATAGGATAATCATAGATTGA